One segment of Coffea arabica cultivar ET-39 chromosome 7c, Coffea Arabica ET-39 HiFi, whole genome shotgun sequence DNA contains the following:
- the LOC140010745 gene encoding uncharacterized protein yields MIKSKFPAKPISNFILLATSTNENSAKTPKFLVQISHFSTYSPNISSNTPSYQSRRQEDESRSVRVSVWWDFENCNVPAGTNVFKVAPAITAAIRANGIKGPIQITAFGDVMQLSRVNQEAFSSTGMNLTHIPRGGKNSADRSLLVDLMYWVSQNPPPAHLFLISGDRDFAGILHRLRMNNYNILLASSHGASSVLCSAASIMWHWNSLLKGEDLSGKHFNQPPDGPYGSWYGHYKAPLEDPFAVTEQTAFPQPPASEQSACPPAEVLPDSNSENKTQPIPKAVIKQIRSILHQNPKGISITELRAELSKSSITIDKDFYGYRKFSRFLLALPHILRLQPRNDGQFFVFAIATKVSEQADLSPSPSITTRPIHKGEVDSVDAGKLSAGKGPCNDQLVGKQSIPASSEAPMKNGGQPQEPLTEFQKPIRTLPVPPLNEPELKSASITPEDAKTEVQEQPREVQESSARVQAADNTKATESQLHLVVHRPESELKNKLGFFRRICRIWYGPSYDSPDEKLSSTSDGILDEKMEAKGEHVQSRVESVESVSPDSLATTEMIPDDNISSSSPPTNDKSRKSSGFFGQLLSMLRIWENSEQSDDSGGKSSEKMNDTKLACNKNGIFAKESFWDDLKTFLGTVNASAIVLQSKTRVQMGQNLQREGPSLLKSLNESDLLHLVDLLISDKKWIEESPSQNYPFKLVNSDEKDLSSQSTNVSRQSNGLSSIFSDTQPSSLSQRLREIDGQKRHQNPPFTGVSQPAIEGMLSGKSRTEILADCEKLLDEIAKKYPEGFNIGSFRKVFFERYSYPLDVQKLGYQKLATLLQIMPGVRIESTYILPTTEVLKSLSPDNMDPFVQRSNFGSREGHSETELSDSSGKEDDTDSSWDELGPVANLGSKRNESGPALSRKVKDETVEKIRHDYESLSDDDFSDSEEEPSSSMKSESQKKQRINEEDSSLLQILESWYSSKEENTKRGTLENPEAGADSSGNSSWVSTKAASTAKNEPSVVKNGKKQRSLKGYSFVQDQAVENKDKLVDGILVSLKKSGEKSAETRI; encoded by the exons ATGATCAAATCGAAATTCCCAGCAAAACCCATTTCAAATTTCATACTTTTGGCCACATCCACCAATGAAAATTCAGCCAAAACCCCAAAATTCCTTGTCCAAATCTCCCATTTCTCAACATATTCGCCAAATATTAGTTCCAACACGCCGTCCTACCAGTCCCGGCGGCAAGAAGACGAGAGCCGTAGCGTGAGGGTATCAGTGTGGTGGGATTTTGAGAACTGTAACGTCCCTGCCGGGACTAATGTTTTTAAAGTTGCTCCGGCCATCACTGCTGCCATCAGGGCTAATGGGATCAAGGGTCCTATTCAGATCACTGCTTTTGGGGACGTAATGCAGCTTTCGAGGGTTAATCAGGAGGCCTTTTCGTCTACTGGGATGAATCTTACTCATATTCCTCGTG GTGGGAAGAACAGTGCAGATAGGTCTCTTCTTGTTGACCTCATGTACTGGGTTTCCCAAAACCCTCCACCAGCACATCTTTTTCTAATATCTGGTGATAGAGATTTTGCTGGCATTTTGCATCGTCTAAGAATGAACAATTACAACATATTACTTGCTAGTAGTCATGGTGCTTCTAGCGTACTCTGCAGTGCTGCAAGCATCATGTGGCATTGGAATTCTTTGCTTAAAGGAGAAGACCTTTCTGGAAAGCATTTTAATCAACCTCCAGATGGTCCATATGGTTCTTGGTACGGCCACTATAAGGCACCTCTTGAAGACCCCTTTGCAGTTACAGAGCAGACAGCTTTCCCCCAGCCTCCAGCTTCAGAGCAATCAGCTTGTCCCCCAGCTGAGGTCTTACCTGATTCCAATTCCGAAAATAAAACTCAACCAATACCAAAGGCAGTTATAAAGCAAATACGAAGCATTTTACATCAAAATCCAAAAGGAATTTCCATTACAGAACTTCGTGCTGAATTGTCAAAAAGTAGTATAACCATAGACAAAGACTTTTATGGGTACAGGAAGTTCTCCCGTTTTCTTTTGGCGCTGCCACATATATTGAGGCTTCAACCAAGAAATGACGGCCAGTTTTTTGTATTTGCTATTGCAACTAAAGTTTCTGAGCAAGCTGACCTCAGTCCGAGTCCAAGCATAACCACAAGGCCTATACATAAAGGAGAAGTCGATTCTGTTGATGCTGGCAAACTAAGTGCTGGAAAAGGACCTTGTAATGACCAGTTGGTTGGGAAGCAATCAATACCTGCATCTTCTGAAGCTCCAATGAAAAATGGTGGACAACCGCAAGAACCTTTGACTGAATTTCAGAAGCCAATAAGAACCCTTCCTGTGCCTCCATTGAATGAGCCAGAATTGAAGAGTGCTTCAATAACACCGGAAGATGCAAAAACTGAAGTGCAGGAGCAGCCCAGAGAAGTACAAGAATCATCAGCACGTGTTCAGGCTGCGGATAATACTAAAGCAACTGAGAGTCAGTTGCACCTAGTAGTACATAGGCCCGAATCTGAACTGAAGAACAAACTGGGGTTCTTCAGAAGGATATGCAGGATATGGTATGGGCCCAGTTATGACAGTCCAGATGAAAAACTTTCAAGTACAAGTGATGGGATTTTGGATGAGAAGATGGAAGCCAAGGGAGAGCATGTGCAATCAAGAGTTGAGTCTGTTGAATCTGTCTCTCCAGATTCATTGGCAACTACTGAAATGATTCCTGATGACAATATCTCTAGTAGTTCTCCACCCACTAATGACAAATCCAGGAAAAGCTCTGGCTTTTTCGGACAACTTCTGAGCATGCTTAGAATCTGGGAGAATTCAGAGCAATCTGATGATTCAGGTGGAAAATCAAGTGAAAAGATGAACGATACCAAGCTTGCTTGTAATAAGAATGGAATATTTGCAAAGGAAAGTTTTTGGGATGACTTGAAAACATTTTTAGGCACTGTCAATGCTTCAGCTATCGTCCTGCAGTCAAAGACCAG GGTGCAGATGGGGCAAAACCTACAAAGAGAAGGACCGTCACTTCTTAAATCCCTTAATGAATCTGATCTTCTTCACCTTGTGGACCTATTGATTTCAGATAAGAAGTGGATAGAAGAATCTCCCTCCCAAAATTATCCTTTCAAACTCGTCAACTCTGATGAGAAAGATTTATCAAGTCAATCTACTAATGTTTCTCGTCAATCCAATGGGTTAAGTTCTATCTTTTCAGACACACAGCCATCTTCCTTGTCACAGAGACTGAGAGAAATTGATGGACAGAAAAGACACCAAAATCCTCCATTTACCGGAGTGTCTCAGCCTGCCATTGAGGGAATGCTTTCCGGAAAGTCCAGGACTGAGATACTTGCAGACTGTGAGAAGCTTCTTGATGAAATTGCAAAGAAATACCCAGAGGGATTTAACATTGGATCCTTTAGGAAAGTGTTTTTTGAGAGATACAGCTATCCTCTGGATGTACAGAAGCTAGGTTACCAAAAATTAGCAACTCTTCTTCAAATAATGCCTGGGGTGCGGATAGAGTCCACTTATATTCTTCCCACTACTGAAGTCTTGAAGAGTCTTAGCCCAGACAACATGGATCCATTTGTTCAGAGAAGCAATTTTGGGAGTAGAGAAGGTCATTCTGAGACCGAATTATCTGATTCGTCAGGGAAGGAGGATGATACTGATTCTTCATGGGATGAACTTGGTCCAGTTGCTAACTTGGGCTCCAAGAGGAATGAAAGTGGGCCAGCATTGAGTAGGAAAGTAAAAGACGAAACTGTTGAAAAGATTCGTCATGATTATGAAAGCTTGTCTGATGATGACTTCTCTGATTCTGAAGAAGAGCCTTCGTCGTCCATGAAATCAGAAAGCCAAAAGAAGCAAAGAATCAACGAGGAAGATAGTTCGTTACTGCAGATTCTGGAATCATGGTACAGTAGTAAGGAGGAAAACACTAAGAGGGGTACATTAGAGAATCCTGAGGCTGGGGCTGATTCTTCCGGAAATAGTTCTTGGGTTTCAACTAAAGCTGCATCCACTGCCAAGAATGAACCTTCTGTGGTGAAAAATGGTAAGAAGCAGAGATCACTGAAGGGTTACTCGTTCGTTCAAGACCAAGCCGTGGAAAATAAAGACAAGTTGGTTGATGGTATTTTAGTGAGCTTGAAGAAGTCAGGTGAGAAGTCCGCAGAGACAAGGATATAG
- the LOC113701660 gene encoding WAT1-related protein At5g64700 isoform X1: MEGYKLYLAAVSVQVFHSIMHIVSKAAIDDGFKTYILVFYRQAIATVFLAPITIFLEWKSAPPLTLMTFVKMCILSLLGFTLTWNLNNMALRYTSAPLAAAINNTIPVITFFLAVLFRMENFNLKTIPGISKFAGIALCLGGSATIAFYHGAPYLKLLVHHHLLKIHSLENPGHAPSSTTWVKGVLLMFLAYILWSSWLVLQGYLSKSYPSTLISINLQNFFGGIFSFIIAIYLERDFDEWKLGWNVRLLSAAYCGIMVNGVGFNLIAWVLRKKGPLFQAIWVPLVLLFTTCFSAVFLGEIISLGSVVGAVLLVMGLHCVLWGKIKEQSKETENCSSTVHLAQISQTAPKDEIQVGSTPKHSLAQNACSYV, encoded by the exons ATGGAGGGCTACAAACTTTATTTAGCTGCTGTATCGGTACAAGTATTCCATTCTATCATGCACATAGTTTCCAAGGCTGCAATTGATGATGGTTTCAAGACATATATACTCGTCTTCTACAGACAAGCCATTGCAACAGTCTTCTTAGCGCCCATAACTATCTTTCTTGAGTG GAAAAGTGCACCACCTCTGACCTTAATGACATTTGTCAAGATGTGTATACTCTCTCTCCTTGG GTTCACATTGACCTGGAATCTCAATAATATGGCTCTTAGGTACACATCTGCCCCGTTGGCTGCAGCAATCAATAATACAATTCCAGTCATTACTTTCTTCCTCGCAGTTCTATTCAG AAtggaaaatttcaatttgaagaCTATCCCCGGGATTTCCAAATTTGCCGGAATAGCACTATGCTTAGGAGGATCTGCAACTATTGCCTTCTATCATGGAGCCCCTTATCTGAAACTATTGGTTCATCATCACCTGTTGAAAATTCACAGCCTAGAAAATCCGGGTCATGCTCCTTCTAGCACCACATGGGTCAAGGGTGTACTTCTAATGTTTCTTGCCTACATATTATGGAGTTCCTGGCTTGTATTGCAG GGCTACCTATCGAAAAGCTATCCTTCAACACTTATTAGCATAAATCTTCAAAACTTCTTCGGCggaattttctcttttattaTTGCCATCTATTTGGAAAGAGATTTTGATGAATGGAAGCTTGGATGGAATGTTAGACTTCTATCTGCTGCTTACTGT GGAATCATGGTCAATGGTGTTGGATTTAACTTGATAGCTTGGGTTCTTAGGAAGAAAGGGCCCTTATTTCAAGCCATCTGGGTTCCACTTGTGCTGCTATTCACAACTTGTTTTTCAGCTGTCTTTCTTGGGGAGATAATTAGCTTAGGAAG TGTTGTGGGAGCAGTATTGCTGGTTATGGGGTTGCACTGTGTACTATGGGGCAAGATTAAAGAGCAAAGCAAAGAAACGGAGAATTGCTCTTCAACTGTCCACCTCGCACAAATATCACAGACTGCACCAAAGGATGAAATACAGGTGGGGAGCACTCCAAAGCACTCATTAGCTCAAAATGCTTGCTCCTATGTTTGA
- the LOC113701660 gene encoding WAT1-related protein At5g64700 isoform X2: protein MEGYKLYLAAVSVQVFHSIMHIVSKAAIDDGFKTYILVFYRQAIATVFLAPITIFLEWKSAPPLTLMTFVKMCILSLLGFTLTWNLNNMALRYTSAPLAAAINNTIPVITFFLAVLFRMENFNLKTIPGISKFAGIALCLGGSATIAFYHGAPYLKLLVHHHLLKIHSLENPGHAPSSTTWVKGVLLMFLAYILWSSWLVLQGIMVNGVGFNLIAWVLRKKGPLFQAIWVPLVLLFTTCFSAVFLGEIISLGSVVGAVLLVMGLHCVLWGKIKEQSKETENCSSTVHLAQISQTAPKDEIQVGSTPKHSLAQNACSYV, encoded by the exons ATGGAGGGCTACAAACTTTATTTAGCTGCTGTATCGGTACAAGTATTCCATTCTATCATGCACATAGTTTCCAAGGCTGCAATTGATGATGGTTTCAAGACATATATACTCGTCTTCTACAGACAAGCCATTGCAACAGTCTTCTTAGCGCCCATAACTATCTTTCTTGAGTG GAAAAGTGCACCACCTCTGACCTTAATGACATTTGTCAAGATGTGTATACTCTCTCTCCTTGG GTTCACATTGACCTGGAATCTCAATAATATGGCTCTTAGGTACACATCTGCCCCGTTGGCTGCAGCAATCAATAATACAATTCCAGTCATTACTTTCTTCCTCGCAGTTCTATTCAG AAtggaaaatttcaatttgaagaCTATCCCCGGGATTTCCAAATTTGCCGGAATAGCACTATGCTTAGGAGGATCTGCAACTATTGCCTTCTATCATGGAGCCCCTTATCTGAAACTATTGGTTCATCATCACCTGTTGAAAATTCACAGCCTAGAAAATCCGGGTCATGCTCCTTCTAGCACCACATGGGTCAAGGGTGTACTTCTAATGTTTCTTGCCTACATATTATGGAGTTCCTGGCTTGTATTGCAG GGAATCATGGTCAATGGTGTTGGATTTAACTTGATAGCTTGGGTTCTTAGGAAGAAAGGGCCCTTATTTCAAGCCATCTGGGTTCCACTTGTGCTGCTATTCACAACTTGTTTTTCAGCTGTCTTTCTTGGGGAGATAATTAGCTTAGGAAG TGTTGTGGGAGCAGTATTGCTGGTTATGGGGTTGCACTGTGTACTATGGGGCAAGATTAAAGAGCAAAGCAAAGAAACGGAGAATTGCTCTTCAACTGTCCACCTCGCACAAATATCACAGACTGCACCAAAGGATGAAATACAGGTGGGGAGCACTCCAAAGCACTCATTAGCTCAAAATGCTTGCTCCTATGTTTGA
- the LOC113699145 gene encoding trimethyltridecatetraene synthase-like, protein MESFSPTWAAYALAWVTTVVIAHLSKHFHQQKLNLPPGPRQWPIIGNLNLIGTLPHRSLHQLSLTYGPLMHLQFGSFPVVVGSSVEMAKVFLKTMDGTFAGRPKTAAGKYTAYDCTNMTWSPYGPYWRQARKIFLTELFSAKRLESYEHIRVEEMNSLLLQLFKSSGKPVVLKDYLSTGSLNVISRMVLGKTYIDESENSIVTPEEFRQMMDEVFLLTGVFNIGDFIPWIDFLDLQGYIKRMKILSKKVDRFLEHVLDEHNARRKDETDCVSKDMADVLLDLADDPTLEVKLERRGVKALTLDLLAGGTETSATTIEWAISELLKNPEIFNKAAEELDRVIGQNRWVNEKDMPNLPYIEAVIKETMRMHPVVPLLVPRCAREDCKVAGYDIQRGTRVIVNVWSIVRDPELWEKPEVFCPDRFMGKDIDFKGQDCKFLPFGAGRRMCPGYSLGLKVIQSSLANLLHGYRWKLPNDMKPEDLDMEERFGITTPRKIPLVAIVEPRLPRNLY, encoded by the exons ATGGAAAGCTTTTCTCCCACCTGGGCTGCATATGCACTCGCCTGGGTTACAACGGTGGTTATCGCCCATCTCTCGAAGCATTTCCATCAGCAAAAACTCAACCTCCCACCGGGTCCaaggcaatggcctataattgGAAACTTAAACCTCATTGGCACCCTTCCTCATCGTTCACTCCATCAACTCTCCCTAACATATGGTCCCCTAATGCACCTTCAATTCGGCTCCTTCCCAGTTGTCGTTGGCTCCTCCGTGGAGATGGCCAAAGTTTTCCTCAAAACCATGGACGGCACATTTGCAGGGAGGCCTAAAACTGCAGCCGGAAAATATACCGCTTATGATTGCACCAACATGACTTGGTCCCCTTACGGACCATACTGGCGCCAGGCACGTAAGATTTTCCTTACGGAATTATTCAGTGCAAAAAGACTCGAATCATATGAACATATTCGGGTGGAAGAAATGAATTCGCTTCTGCTACAGCTATTCAAGTCATCAGGCAAGCCTGTCGTGTTGAAAGATTATCTTTCAACAGGAAGTTTGAACGTGATTAGCAGGATGGTCCTGGGGAAAACATACATTGATGAGTCTGAGAACTCAATTGTCACGCCCGAAGAATTCAGGCAAATGATGGACGAGGTGTTTTTGCTGACTGGTGTGTTTAACATTGGTGATTTCATACCTTGGATCGATTTCTTGGATTTGCAGGGGTATATCAAGAGGATGAAAATCTTGAGCAAGAAAGTTGATAGGTTTCTGGAGCATGTTCTCGATGAACATAATGCCCGGAGGAAGGACGAAACTGATTGTGTCAGCAAGGACATGGCGGACGTCCTTCTGGACCTTGCAGATGATCCCACTTTGGAGGTGAAGCTAGAGAGGCGTGGAGTCAAGGCATTGACTCTG GACCTACTTGCTGGTGGAACCGAGACCTCAGCGACTACAATAGAATGGGCCATTTCGGAGCTACTGAAAAACCCAGAAATATTCAACAAGGCAGCCGAAGAACTCGACCGTGTTATCGGTCAGAATCGATGGGTGAACGAGAAGGACATGCCAAATCTTCCTTACATAGAGGCTGTTATTAAAGAAACAATGCGTATGCATCCCGTGGTCCCATTGCTAGTGCCAAGATGTGCTCGCGAAGATTGCAAAGTTGCAGGGTACGATATTCAAAGGGGAACTCGAGTCATCGTCAACGTTTGGTCAATTGTGAGGGACCCTGAATTGTGGGAGAAGCCAGAGGTATTTTGCCCCGACAGATTCATGGGAAAGGACATTGACTTCAAAGGGCAAGACTGTAAGTTCTTGCCATTTGGTGCTGGAAGAAGAATGTGCCCAGGGTATAGTTTAGGCCTCAAGGTTATCCAATCTAGTTTGGCCAATCTTTTACATGGATACAGATGGAAGTTGCCAAATGACATGAAACCTGAGGACCTGGACATGGAAGAAAGATTCGGCATTACTACACCAAGAAAAATCCCACTTGTTGCCATTGTTGAGCCTCGGCTTCCTCGTAATCTTTATTGA
- the LOC140010471 gene encoding uncharacterized protein, translating into MKYKKNERAKVIAMCKKGCSWKIRASPIQNESTFQIKSIKGVHVCGREYSNHHANARYLSKKYLDRFRDEPSSSIEGFVMTVRREIMVDISMRQAYRAKRLAREALQGDDIRQYNVIRDYAATLLIRNPGSHIVLQVTRLDENEVGIFERMYWSLSAMKNGFLAGCRRIIGLDGCFLKSPFGGQLLTAMGRDGNDNMFPIAMAVVEAERYDSWKWFLMELKIEVGAENGAPWTFISDRQKGLVSAIDDVFPESEHRYCLRHIYQNFKQKFKGKELKEYFWAAASAGNIRDFKIAMAELERADPKVGEAMNAAGWLNRIPAHLWSRSHFSSSCKSDILVNNLNESFNSYILPAREFTIISMFEWIRRKLMQRLNVKREGMQQYEGNLCPNIQERLERNKLNSRFCIAHYSRDAEYEVDCGTRVYVVDISRRTCTCGSWQLSGIPCSHSIAAIQRDKSEPEHYVDPCYSKEAYLSTYNYTIAAMPSEDYCDSKGAEKVNPPKIRKQPGRPKKVRRREADEVRGTTSTRKGLVVHCKKCFRPGHNSRTCKFPIHPKSKFYKVPAGASDAGNAGEDVVNAGNTSIGSVSQQGSVSQPCETSAAKPVFETRRPTDEPVEPVLDTRRPTDEPVEPVLDTTRTASAVEPILDTRRSTRVRKLVPTVASVLENLRAKKAKRVSRM; encoded by the exons ATGAagtacaaaaaaaatgaaagagcaAAAGTTATTGCCATGTGCAAAAAGGGTTGTTCTTGGAAAATACGGGCAAGCCCAATTCAAAATGAAAGCACCTTTCAGATCAAATCAATAAAGGGAGTGCATGTGTGTGGAAGAGAATACAGCAATCATCATGCAAATGCaagatatttgagcaaaaaataTTTAGACAGGTTCAGAGATGAACCAAGTTCTTCTATTGAAGGATTTGTCATGACTGTGAGGAGAGAGATTATGGTGGACATAAGCATGAGACAGGCTTATAGAGCTAAAAGATTGGCAAGAGAGGCACTACAAGGGGATGATATAAGACAGTATAATGTCATCAGAGATTATGCTGCTACCTTGTTGATCCGGAATCCTGGTAGCCATATTGTCCTGCAAGTGACTAGACTGGATGAGAACGAGGTTGGGATATTTGAAAGAATGTATTGGAGTTTAAGTGCAATGAAGAATGGGTTTCTAGCTGGTTGTCGACGAATAATTGGATTAGATGGCTGCTTTTTAAAAAGTCCATTTGGTGGACAACTTTTGACAGCTATGGGTAGGGATGGCAATGATAACATGTTTCCCATTGCAATGGCTGTAGTGGAAGCCGAGAGATATGACTCATGGAAATGGTTTTTGATGGAGTTGAAAATTGAAGTTGGTGCTGAAAATGGAGCTCCATGGACATTCATATCTGATAGGCAAAAAGGATTAGTCAGTGCAATTGATGATGTGTTTCCTGAATCAGAGCATAGGTACTGCCTTCGtcatatatatcaaaatttcaaacagAAGTTCAAGGGAAAGGAGTTGAAGGAGTACTTTTGGGCAGCTGCGTCTGCTGGGAACATTCGTGACTTCAAGATAGCAATGGCTGAATTGGAAAGGGCTGATCCAAAGGTGGGAGAAGCTATGAATGCAGCTGGTTGGTTAAACAGGATTCCTGCACATTTATGGTCCAGGTCACATTTCAGCTCCTCATGCAAGAGTGATATTCTTGTTAATAATTTGAATGAGTCATTTAATTCCTACATACTTCCAGCAAGAGAGTTCACAATCATCTCCATGTTTGAGTGGATAAGAAGAAAACTCATGCAGAGGCTAAATGTGAAAAGGGAAGGCATGCAACAGTATGAAGGGAACCTTTGTCCAAACATACAAGAACGACTTGAGAGGAACAAGCTAAATAGTAGGTTCTGCATAGCTCATTATTCTCGGGATGCTGAGTATGAAGTGGATTGTGGGACTAGAGTATATGTTGTTGATATAAGTCGTAGAACATGCACATGTGGATCATGGCAACTAAGTGGGATTCCATGCTCACATTCTATTGCTGCCATTCAAAGGGATAAATCAGAGCCTGAACACTATGTTGATCCTTGTTATAGCAAAGAAGCATACTTGAGCACCTATAACTACACTATAGCTGCAATGCCCTCTGAAGACTATTGCGATTCAAAAGGAGCTGAAAAGGTGAATCCCCCAAAGATTAGAAAGCAACCTGGAAGACCCAAGAAAGTGAGAAGAAGAGAAGCTGATGAAGTTAGAGGCACCACATCTACAAGAAAAGGACTTGTTGTGCACTGTAAGAAGTGTTTTAGGCCAGGACATAATTCTAGGACTTGTAAATTCCCAATCCATCCAAAGTCCAAGTTTTATAAG GTGCCTGCTGGAGCTAGTGATGCTGGAAATGCAGGTGAAGATGTTGTAAATGCTGGAAATACAAGTATTGGATCTGTCTCACAACAGGGTTCAGTGTCACAG CCTTGTGAAACTTCTGCTGCTAAACCAGTTTTTGAAACTAGAAGACCAACTGATGAACCTGTTGAACCTGTTTTGGACACTAGAAGACCAACTGATGAACCTGTTGAACCTGTTTTGGATACTACAAGAACTGCTTCTGCTGTTGAACCCATTTTGGATACTAGAAGATCAACTAGAGTCAGAAAACTTGTACCAACAGTTGCAAGTGTGTTGGAAAATTTGAGGGCTAAGAAAGCTAAACGTGTTTCTAGAATGTGA